A genome region from Sulfurovum sp. TSL6 includes the following:
- a CDS encoding metal ABC transporter permease, with translation MIDILLIPILLVVVLVMLHAYFGMEILKRGIIFTDLAIAQFAALGSSISLGYFHEEYFYLLTLSFALLCAFLIAFTSTRKLHLEAFIGILYILGASGIMMVLSHSSEGMEHFKSLLASDILFTPLNDVLQSIIIYTFIAMALYFVYPKLSGFFRELFFFSLLAITVTSSVSLAGVFVVFVLLIAPPFVSLSLNVQRPLFSSFIFGWFFSIGAIIISYFYDLPTGYSIVFMGALLTVIIVMMASKSEQKK, from the coding sequence TCATTCCCATTCTTTTGGTTGTTGTGCTTGTGATGCTTCATGCCTACTTTGGTATGGAAATTTTAAAGCGGGGGATTATCTTTACAGACCTTGCTATTGCTCAGTTTGCAGCGCTTGGTTCATCGATCAGCCTGGGGTATTTCCATGAAGAGTACTTTTATCTTTTGACCCTGAGTTTTGCTTTGTTGTGCGCTTTTTTGATCGCTTTTACTTCGACTAGAAAACTTCATTTGGAAGCATTTATAGGGATCCTTTATATTTTGGGTGCCAGTGGAATCATGATGGTCCTTTCACACTCCTCTGAAGGTATGGAGCATTTCAAATCACTTCTTGCAAGCGATATACTTTTCACACCCCTTAATGATGTTTTGCAAAGTATTATTATCTATACTTTCATTGCCATGGCACTCTACTTTGTCTACCCGAAACTAAGCGGGTTTTTTAGGGAACTCTTTTTCTTCTCGCTTCTTGCGATCACAGTCACTTCTTCCGTTTCACTTGCAGGTGTTTTTGTGGTGTTTGTACTTCTTATTGCACCACCCTTTGTTTCTCTTTCTTTAAATGTGCAAAGACCATTGTTCAGCAGTTTTATTTTTGGATGGTTCTTTAGTATCGGTGCCATTATCATATCTTATTTTTATGATTTACCGACAGGTTACAGTATTGTCTTTATGGGTGCACTTCTCACTGTTATTATCGTCATGATGGCATCCAAAAGCGAGCAGAAAAAATGA
- a CDS encoding porin family protein, producing the protein MKKVSLSIVALLAMNTFTFAGGDFTTPVEPQVTIPEVDESTGSFYVGAGYTYINLDASGNFGEHDGDATLLLAGYNFNQYIGVEARYAGLTDCLENAAIYAKPMYPIGDAKVYALLGYGETTFDKGPSFSESGFQWGLGANYAVTENIGVFADYTKLYDDTGFDNVAVKEDVTVDAINVGVTYTF; encoded by the coding sequence ATGAAAAAAGTTTCACTATCAATCGTTGCACTATTGGCAATGAATACATTTACATTTGCAGGTGGGGATTTCACTACTCCGGTAGAACCGCAGGTCACTATACCAGAAGTCGATGAATCAACTGGATCTTTTTATGTAGGTGCAGGTTATACATATATAAATTTAGATGCTTCAGGGAACTTTGGTGAGCACGATGGTGATGCAACACTTTTACTGGCAGGTTACAACTTCAACCAATATATCGGTGTAGAGGCTAGATATGCCGGTTTAACTGACTGTCTTGAGAATGCTGCTATCTATGCGAAGCCAATGTACCCAATCGGTGATGCTAAAGTATACGCACTGCTTGGATACGGAGAAACTACATTTGACAAGGGTCCTTCATTTTCAGAAAGTGGTTTCCAATGGGGTCTAGGTGCAAACTATGCAGTGACTGAAAATATCGGCGTATTTGCAGACTATACAAAACTGTATGATGATACAGGATTTGATAATGTTGCTGTTAAAGAAGATGTTACAGTCGATGCTATCAACGTAGGTGTAACGTATACTTTTTAA